The following are encoded in a window of Pongo abelii isolate AG06213 chromosome 14, NHGRI_mPonAbe1-v2.0_pri, whole genome shotgun sequence genomic DNA:
- the LOC100441451 gene encoding nuclear pore complex-interacting protein family member B13-like isoform X1: MEAKVRAEVHKVTRNVNSHYKINGHRKTAKKKKLFQRMQELRWRAEDYYRCKITPSARKPLANSVSLFVFLAFGHSLPGQDMDVFFSPQLCAQALQRGKAERKAAYKQHRCQMRQKKRVPERHMSQEPVQGRLGLENPFSMADSGPHSVPMRNSNGVPAENTEKTKVRMVAVEHHHSSGLRYRPYLPAETLRKRIGRKPPPPIQCDLRGQPRPSVKGCLRPLTLSRLQCPLGPQPHSTTDDFLRRETPQDECALGPDPLPRADDFPRLKTPPEGLFIPISPSPVDDSLSLKTPPECLLVPLPPSPVDDFLTPQAPPIKRHRLGPVAFPRADDFRRPKEPPDCFFARLPPSPVDDSLSLKTPPECLLVPLPPSPVDDFLTPQAPPIKRRRLGPVAFPRADDFRRPKEPPDCFFARLPPSPVDDSLSLKTPPECLLVPLPPPVDDFLTPQAPPIKRRRLGPVAFPRADDLRRPKEPPDCFFVPLPPSPVDDSLSLKTPPECLLVPLPPPVDDFLTPQAPPIKRRRLGPVAFPRADDFRRPKEPPDCFFARLPPSPVDDSLSLKTPPECLLVPLPPPVDDFLTPQAPPIKRRRLGPVAFPRADDFRRPKEPPDCFFARLPPSPVDDSLSLKTPPECLLVPLPPPVDDFLTPQAPPIKRRRLGPVAFP; this comes from the exons ATGGAAGCCAAAGTTCGAGCTGAAGTCCATAAGGTGACAAGGAATGTCAACAGTcattacaaaatcaatggacataGGAAGACTGccaaaaaaaa GAAACTGTTTCAACGCATGCAAGAGTTGCGGTGGCGGGCAGAGGACTACTACAGATGCAAA ATCACCCCTTCTGCAAGAAAGCCTCTTGCCAACTCagtaagtttgtttgttttccttgcttTTGGACATAGTCTGCCAGGTCAGGACATGGATGTATTTTTCTCCCCACAGCTCTGTGCTCAAGCCTTGCAAagggggaaggcagagaggaaggctGCCTACAAGCAGCACAG gTGTCAAATGAGGCAAAAGAAGAGAGTCCCAGAGAGACACATGAGTCAGGAGCCAGTCCAGGGACGACTGGGCCTAGAGAACCCTTTCTCGATGG CAGATTCAGGACCTCATTCGGTTCCCATGAGGAACAGCAACGGCGTCCCAGCtgaaaacacagagaagacaaaG GTCAGGATGGTGGCAGTGGAGCACCATCATTCCTCAGGATTGCGCTACCGGCCCTACCTCCCGGctgaaactttaagaaaaaggatAGGCCGCAAGCCACCTCCTCCTATTCAGTGTGATCTAAGAGGTCAACCACGTCCATCAGTTAAAGGATGTCTGAGACCGCTGACTCTTTCTCGACTACAGTGTCCACTAGGACCTCAACCACATTCTACAACTGATGATTTTCTGAGAAGAGAGACACCTCAAGACGAGTGTGCCCTGGGACCTGATCCacttcctcgagctgatgattttccgagactcaagacacctcccgaggGTCTTTTCATACCAATTTccccttctccagttgatgattctctgagcctcaagacacctcccgagtgtcttctggtaccccttccaccttctccagttgatgattttctcacaccacaggcacctcccatcaagcgtcatcgcctgggacctgtagcatttcctcgagctgatgattttaggagacccaaggaacctcctgactgtttttttgcacgccttccaccttctccagttgatgattctctgagcctcaagacacctcccgaatgtcttctggtacccctcccaccttctccagttgatgattttctcacaccacaggcacctcccatcaagcgtcgtcgcctgggacctgtagcatttcctcgagctgatgattttaggagacccaaggaacctcctgactgtttttttgcacgccttccaccttctccagttgatgattctctgagcctgaagacacctcccgagtgtcttctggtaccccttccacctccagttgatgattttctcacaccacaggcacctcccatcaagcgtcgtcgcctgggacctgtagcatttcctcgagctgatgatcttaggagacccaaggaacctcccgacTGTTTTTTCGTAccacttccaccttctccagttgatgattctctgagcctcaagacacctcccgagtgtcttctggtaccccttccacctccagttgatgattttctcacaccacaggcacctcccatcaagcgtcgtcgcctgggacctgtagcatttcctcgagctgatgattttaggagacctaaggaacctcctgactgtttttttgcacgccttccaccttctccagttgatgattctctgagcctgaagacacctcccgagtgtcttctggtaccccttccacctccagttgatgattttctcacaccacaggcacctcccatcaagcgtcgtcgcctgggacctgtagcatttcctcgagctgatgattttaggagacccaaggaacctcctgactgtttttttgcacgccttccaccttctccagttgatgattctctgagcctgaagacgcctcccgagtgtcttctggtaccccttccacctccagttgatgattttctcacaccacaggcacctcccatcaagcgtcgtcgcctgggacctgtagcatttccttga
- the LOC100441451 gene encoding nuclear pore complex-interacting protein family member B4-like isoform X2: MEAKVRAEVHKVTRNVNSHYKINGHRKTAKKKKLFQRMQELRWRAEDYYRCKITPSARKPLANSVSLFVFLAFGHSLPGQDMDVFFSPQLCAQALQRGKAERKAAYKQHRCQMRQKKRVPERHMSQEPVQGRLGLENPFSMDSGPHSVPMRNSNGVPAENTEKTKVRMVAVEHHHSSGLRYRPYLPAETLRKRIGRKPPPPIQCDLRGQPRPSVKGCLRPLTLSRLQCPLGPQPHSTTDDFLRRETPQDECALGPDPLPRADDFPRLKTPPEGLFIPISPSPVDDSLSLKTPPECLLVPLPPSPVDDFLTPQAPPIKRHRLGPVAFPRADDFRRPKEPPDCFFARLPPSPVDDSLSLKTPPECLLVPLPPSPVDDFLTPQAPPIKRRRLGPVAFPRADDFRRPKEPPDCFFARLPPSPVDDSLSLKTPPECLLVPLPPPVDDFLTPQAPPIKRRRLGPVAFPRADDLRRPKEPPDCFFVPLPPSPVDDSLSLKTPPECLLVPLPPPVDDFLTPQAPPIKRRRLGPVAFPRADDFRRPKEPPDCFFARLPPSPVDDSLSLKTPPECLLVPLPPPVDDFLTPQAPPIKRRRLGPVAFPRADDFRRPKEPPDCFFARLPPSPVDDSLSLKTPPECLLVPLPPPVDDFLTPQAPPIKRRRLGPVAFP, from the exons ATGGAAGCCAAAGTTCGAGCTGAAGTCCATAAGGTGACAAGGAATGTCAACAGTcattacaaaatcaatggacataGGAAGACTGccaaaaaaaa GAAACTGTTTCAACGCATGCAAGAGTTGCGGTGGCGGGCAGAGGACTACTACAGATGCAAA ATCACCCCTTCTGCAAGAAAGCCTCTTGCCAACTCagtaagtttgtttgttttccttgcttTTGGACATAGTCTGCCAGGTCAGGACATGGATGTATTTTTCTCCCCACAGCTCTGTGCTCAAGCCTTGCAAagggggaaggcagagaggaaggctGCCTACAAGCAGCACAG gTGTCAAATGAGGCAAAAGAAGAGAGTCCCAGAGAGACACATGAGTCAGGAGCCAGTCCAGGGACGACTGGGCCTAGAGAACCCTTTCTCGATGG ATTCAGGACCTCATTCGGTTCCCATGAGGAACAGCAACGGCGTCCCAGCtgaaaacacagagaagacaaaG GTCAGGATGGTGGCAGTGGAGCACCATCATTCCTCAGGATTGCGCTACCGGCCCTACCTCCCGGctgaaactttaagaaaaaggatAGGCCGCAAGCCACCTCCTCCTATTCAGTGTGATCTAAGAGGTCAACCACGTCCATCAGTTAAAGGATGTCTGAGACCGCTGACTCTTTCTCGACTACAGTGTCCACTAGGACCTCAACCACATTCTACAACTGATGATTTTCTGAGAAGAGAGACACCTCAAGACGAGTGTGCCCTGGGACCTGATCCacttcctcgagctgatgattttccgagactcaagacacctcccgaggGTCTTTTCATACCAATTTccccttctccagttgatgattctctgagcctcaagacacctcccgagtgtcttctggtaccccttccaccttctccagttgatgattttctcacaccacaggcacctcccatcaagcgtcatcgcctgggacctgtagcatttcctcgagctgatgattttaggagacccaaggaacctcctgactgtttttttgcacgccttccaccttctccagttgatgattctctgagcctcaagacacctcccgaatgtcttctggtacccctcccaccttctccagttgatgattttctcacaccacaggcacctcccatcaagcgtcgtcgcctgggacctgtagcatttcctcgagctgatgattttaggagacccaaggaacctcctgactgtttttttgcacgccttccaccttctccagttgatgattctctgagcctgaagacacctcccgagtgtcttctggtaccccttccacctccagttgatgattttctcacaccacaggcacctcccatcaagcgtcgtcgcctgggacctgtagcatttcctcgagctgatgatcttaggagacccaaggaacctcccgacTGTTTTTTCGTAccacttccaccttctccagttgatgattctctgagcctcaagacacctcccgagtgtcttctggtaccccttccacctccagttgatgattttctcacaccacaggcacctcccatcaagcgtcgtcgcctgggacctgtagcatttcctcgagctgatgattttaggagacctaaggaacctcctgactgtttttttgcacgccttccaccttctccagttgatgattctctgagcctgaagacacctcccgagtgtcttctggtaccccttccacctccagttgatgattttctcacaccacaggcacctcccatcaagcgtcgtcgcctgggacctgtagcatttcctcgagctgatgattttaggagacccaaggaacctcctgactgtttttttgcacgccttccaccttctccagttgatgattctctgagcctgaagacgcctcccgagtgtcttctggtaccccttccacctccagttgatgattttctcacaccacaggcacctcccatcaagcgtcgtcgcctgggacctgtagcatttccttga
- the LOC100441451 gene encoding nuclear pore complex-interacting protein family member B4-like isoform X4 yields the protein MEAKVRAEVHKVTRNVNSHYKINGHRKTAKKKKLFQRMQELRWRAEDYYRCKITPSARKPLANSLCAQALQRGKAERKAAYKQHRCQMRQKKRVPERHMSQEPVQGRLGLENPFSMDSGPHSVPMRNSNGVPAENTEKTKVRMVAVEHHHSSGLRYRPYLPAETLRKRIGRKPPPPIQCDLRGQPRPSVKGCLRPLTLSRLQCPLGPQPHSTTDDFLRRETPQDECALGPDPLPRADDFPRLKTPPEGLFIPISPSPVDDSLSLKTPPECLLVPLPPSPVDDFLTPQAPPIKRHRLGPVAFPRADDFRRPKEPPDCFFARLPPSPVDDSLSLKTPPECLLVPLPPSPVDDFLTPQAPPIKRRRLGPVAFPRADDFRRPKEPPDCFFARLPPSPVDDSLSLKTPPECLLVPLPPPVDDFLTPQAPPIKRRRLGPVAFPRADDLRRPKEPPDCFFVPLPPSPVDDSLSLKTPPECLLVPLPPPVDDFLTPQAPPIKRRRLGPVAFPRADDFRRPKEPPDCFFARLPPSPVDDSLSLKTPPECLLVPLPPPVDDFLTPQAPPIKRRRLGPVAFPRADDFRRPKEPPDCFFARLPPSPVDDSLSLKTPPECLLVPLPPPVDDFLTPQAPPIKRRRLGPVAFP from the exons ATGGAAGCCAAAGTTCGAGCTGAAGTCCATAAGGTGACAAGGAATGTCAACAGTcattacaaaatcaatggacataGGAAGACTGccaaaaaaaa GAAACTGTTTCAACGCATGCAAGAGTTGCGGTGGCGGGCAGAGGACTACTACAGATGCAAA ATCACCCCTTCTGCAAGAAAGCCTCTTGCCAACTCa CTCTGTGCTCAAGCCTTGCAAagggggaaggcagagaggaaggctGCCTACAAGCAGCACAG gTGTCAAATGAGGCAAAAGAAGAGAGTCCCAGAGAGACACATGAGTCAGGAGCCAGTCCAGGGACGACTGGGCCTAGAGAACCCTTTCTCGATGG ATTCAGGACCTCATTCGGTTCCCATGAGGAACAGCAACGGCGTCCCAGCtgaaaacacagagaagacaaaG GTCAGGATGGTGGCAGTGGAGCACCATCATTCCTCAGGATTGCGCTACCGGCCCTACCTCCCGGctgaaactttaagaaaaaggatAGGCCGCAAGCCACCTCCTCCTATTCAGTGTGATCTAAGAGGTCAACCACGTCCATCAGTTAAAGGATGTCTGAGACCGCTGACTCTTTCTCGACTACAGTGTCCACTAGGACCTCAACCACATTCTACAACTGATGATTTTCTGAGAAGAGAGACACCTCAAGACGAGTGTGCCCTGGGACCTGATCCacttcctcgagctgatgattttccgagactcaagacacctcccgaggGTCTTTTCATACCAATTTccccttctccagttgatgattctctgagcctcaagacacctcccgagtgtcttctggtaccccttccaccttctccagttgatgattttctcacaccacaggcacctcccatcaagcgtcatcgcctgggacctgtagcatttcctcgagctgatgattttaggagacccaaggaacctcctgactgtttttttgcacgccttccaccttctccagttgatgattctctgagcctcaagacacctcccgaatgtcttctggtacccctcccaccttctccagttgatgattttctcacaccacaggcacctcccatcaagcgtcgtcgcctgggacctgtagcatttcctcgagctgatgattttaggagacccaaggaacctcctgactgtttttttgcacgccttccaccttctccagttgatgattctctgagcctgaagacacctcccgagtgtcttctggtaccccttccacctccagttgatgattttctcacaccacaggcacctcccatcaagcgtcgtcgcctgggacctgtagcatttcctcgagctgatgatcttaggagacccaaggaacctcccgacTGTTTTTTCGTAccacttccaccttctccagttgatgattctctgagcctcaagacacctcccgagtgtcttctggtaccccttccacctccagttgatgattttctcacaccacaggcacctcccatcaagcgtcgtcgcctgggacctgtagcatttcctcgagctgatgattttaggagacctaaggaacctcctgactgtttttttgcacgccttccaccttctccagttgatgattctctgagcctgaagacacctcccgagtgtcttctggtaccccttccacctccagttgatgattttctcacaccacaggcacctcccatcaagcgtcgtcgcctgggacctgtagcatttcctcgagctgatgattttaggagacccaaggaacctcctgactgtttttttgcacgccttccaccttctccagttgatgattctctgagcctgaagacgcctcccgagtgtcttctggtaccccttccacctccagttgatgattttctcacaccacaggcacctcccatcaagcgtcgtcgcctgggacctgtagcatttccttga
- the LOC100441451 gene encoding nuclear pore complex-interacting protein family member B3-like isoform X3 — translation MEAKVRAEVHKVTRNVNSHYKINGHRKTAKKKKLFQRMQELRWRAEDYYRCKITPSARKPLANSLCAQALQRGKAERKAAYKQHRCQMRQKKRVPERHMSQEPVQGRLGLENPFSMADSGPHSVPMRNSNGVPAENTEKTKVRMVAVEHHHSSGLRYRPYLPAETLRKRIGRKPPPPIQCDLRGQPRPSVKGCLRPLTLSRLQCPLGPQPHSTTDDFLRRETPQDECALGPDPLPRADDFPRLKTPPEGLFIPISPSPVDDSLSLKTPPECLLVPLPPSPVDDFLTPQAPPIKRHRLGPVAFPRADDFRRPKEPPDCFFARLPPSPVDDSLSLKTPPECLLVPLPPSPVDDFLTPQAPPIKRRRLGPVAFPRADDFRRPKEPPDCFFARLPPSPVDDSLSLKTPPECLLVPLPPPVDDFLTPQAPPIKRRRLGPVAFPRADDLRRPKEPPDCFFVPLPPSPVDDSLSLKTPPECLLVPLPPPVDDFLTPQAPPIKRRRLGPVAFPRADDFRRPKEPPDCFFARLPPSPVDDSLSLKTPPECLLVPLPPPVDDFLTPQAPPIKRRRLGPVAFPRADDFRRPKEPPDCFFARLPPSPVDDSLSLKTPPECLLVPLPPPVDDFLTPQAPPIKRRRLGPVAFP, via the exons ATGGAAGCCAAAGTTCGAGCTGAAGTCCATAAGGTGACAAGGAATGTCAACAGTcattacaaaatcaatggacataGGAAGACTGccaaaaaaaa GAAACTGTTTCAACGCATGCAAGAGTTGCGGTGGCGGGCAGAGGACTACTACAGATGCAAA ATCACCCCTTCTGCAAGAAAGCCTCTTGCCAACTCa CTCTGTGCTCAAGCCTTGCAAagggggaaggcagagaggaaggctGCCTACAAGCAGCACAG gTGTCAAATGAGGCAAAAGAAGAGAGTCCCAGAGAGACACATGAGTCAGGAGCCAGTCCAGGGACGACTGGGCCTAGAGAACCCTTTCTCGATGG CAGATTCAGGACCTCATTCGGTTCCCATGAGGAACAGCAACGGCGTCCCAGCtgaaaacacagagaagacaaaG GTCAGGATGGTGGCAGTGGAGCACCATCATTCCTCAGGATTGCGCTACCGGCCCTACCTCCCGGctgaaactttaagaaaaaggatAGGCCGCAAGCCACCTCCTCCTATTCAGTGTGATCTAAGAGGTCAACCACGTCCATCAGTTAAAGGATGTCTGAGACCGCTGACTCTTTCTCGACTACAGTGTCCACTAGGACCTCAACCACATTCTACAACTGATGATTTTCTGAGAAGAGAGACACCTCAAGACGAGTGTGCCCTGGGACCTGATCCacttcctcgagctgatgattttccgagactcaagacacctcccgaggGTCTTTTCATACCAATTTccccttctccagttgatgattctctgagcctcaagacacctcccgagtgtcttctggtaccccttccaccttctccagttgatgattttctcacaccacaggcacctcccatcaagcgtcatcgcctgggacctgtagcatttcctcgagctgatgattttaggagacccaaggaacctcctgactgtttttttgcacgccttccaccttctccagttgatgattctctgagcctcaagacacctcccgaatgtcttctggtacccctcccaccttctccagttgatgattttctcacaccacaggcacctcccatcaagcgtcgtcgcctgggacctgtagcatttcctcgagctgatgattttaggagacccaaggaacctcctgactgtttttttgcacgccttccaccttctccagttgatgattctctgagcctgaagacacctcccgagtgtcttctggtaccccttccacctccagttgatgattttctcacaccacaggcacctcccatcaagcgtcgtcgcctgggacctgtagcatttcctcgagctgatgatcttaggagacccaaggaacctcccgacTGTTTTTTCGTAccacttccaccttctccagttgatgattctctgagcctcaagacacctcccgagtgtcttctggtaccccttccacctccagttgatgattttctcacaccacaggcacctcccatcaagcgtcgtcgcctgggacctgtagcatttcctcgagctgatgattttaggagacctaaggaacctcctgactgtttttttgcacgccttccaccttctccagttgatgattctctgagcctgaagacacctcccgagtgtcttctggtaccccttccacctccagttgatgattttctcacaccacaggcacctcccatcaagcgtcgtcgcctgggacctgtagcatttcctcgagctgatgattttaggagacccaaggaacctcctgactgtttttttgcacgccttccaccttctccagttgatgattctctgagcctgaagacgcctcccgagtgtcttctggtaccccttccacctccagttgatgattttctcacaccacaggcacctcccatcaagcgtcgtcgcctgggacctgtagcatttccttga